From the Pseudarthrobacter sp. MM222 genome, one window contains:
- the gatC gene encoding Asp-tRNA(Asn)/Glu-tRNA(Gln) amidotransferase subunit GatC: MAAINRDDVAHLAHLAHIEMSAEELDRMAGELAVIVDSVKSVSEAAGDDVPATSHPIPLTNVFREDVVGHTFTAEQALSGAPDAYEGRFKVPAILDED; the protein is encoded by the coding sequence ATGGCTGCGATCAACCGCGACGACGTCGCGCATCTCGCGCATCTCGCGCACATCGAGATGAGTGCTGAAGAGCTGGACAGGATGGCCGGCGAACTCGCCGTCATCGTTGATTCAGTGAAGTCCGTCAGTGAAGCCGCCGGTGATGACGTCCCGGCCACGTCCCACCCGATTCCGCTGACCAATGTGTTCCGCGAAGACGTAGTCGGCCACACCTTCACGGCCGAGCAGGCATTGTCCGGCGCCCCCGACGCGTACGAAGGCCGCTTCAAGGTCCCGGCAATCCTGGACGAGGACTAA